From Thermogladius calderae 1633, a single genomic window includes:
- a CDS encoding PadR family transcriptional regulator: MVDRLIYRGMLRVIVLKSLSEQPLHGYALMNRIEESYGFKPSPGAIYPLLRRMILEGLVTVEERRVGDKVVKVYSVTDMGVSYLREHASLVTLLDQLSAKLKIASDIGLLALAKNLFWLFRHINEIPSDKLNEFKPKFSELNEMISRLKRVETWR, translated from the coding sequence GTGGTGGATAGACTCATATACAGAGGGATGCTAAGGGTGATCGTACTGAAAAGCCTCTCAGAGCAGCCCTTGCACGGCTACGCGTTGATGAACAGGATCGAGGAGTCCTACGGTTTTAAGCCGAGCCCAGGCGCCATATACCCGCTCTTGCGGAGGATGATCTTGGAGGGCCTCGTCACAGTCGAGGAGAGGCGTGTAGGCGATAAGGTCGTGAAAGTATACAGTGTCACGGATATGGGGGTCTCGTACTTGAGAGAGCACGCAAGCCTCGTGACGTTACTAGACCAGTTGTCGGCGAAGCTGAAGATCGCCAGCGATATAGGGCTGTTGGCGCTCGCCAAGAACCTTTTCTGGCTGTTCAGGCACATCAACGAGATACCGAGCGACAAGCTCAACGAGTTCAAGCCGAAGTTCTCCGAGTTGAACGAGATGATATCGAGGCTCAAGAGGGTGGAAACGTGGAGGTAA
- a CDS encoding daunorubicin resistance protein DrrA family ABC transporter ATP-binding protein, which produces MEVIVVENLVKKYKDVTAVNGVSFTVKRGEVFALLGPNGAGKTTTIHVIATLLKPTSGKVLVEGFDVSREPGKVRRLIGIVFQEPSLDNQLTAYDNMYIHGRLYGLRGRELHERIMEMLDFVELKEFAYKQVKYFSGGMKRRLEIARGLLSNPDVLILDEPTIGLDPQSRARVWEYIRRLRSELGITILMTTHYLDEADELADRIAIMDHGKIVAMGTSLELKNMLGSDVIYLRFAQPVTESVCREFSGVKDCRLLKDSMVELVVENANKLLPEVMKVVVERGLSLQEVSYRKPSLNEVFLHLTGRELRDSLEFPQPVARRWHR; this is translated from the coding sequence GTGGAGGTAATCGTTGTAGAGAACCTGGTCAAGAAGTACAAGGACGTCACAGCGGTGAACGGGGTCAGCTTCACGGTTAAGAGGGGTGAGGTGTTCGCTCTGCTGGGGCCGAACGGTGCTGGCAAGACTACTACGATACACGTGATCGCCACCTTGCTCAAGCCGACATCCGGAAAAGTGCTCGTAGAAGGGTTCGACGTGTCGAGGGAGCCTGGCAAGGTGAGGAGGCTTATCGGGATTGTGTTCCAAGAGCCGAGCCTGGACAACCAGCTCACTGCTTACGACAACATGTACATCCACGGCAGGCTCTACGGGCTCAGGGGTAGGGAGCTCCACGAGAGGATAATGGAGATGCTCGACTTCGTAGAGCTTAAAGAGTTCGCGTATAAGCAGGTCAAGTACTTCAGTGGGGGTATGAAGAGGAGGCTCGAGATCGCTAGGGGTCTCCTCAGCAACCCCGACGTCCTGATCCTCGACGAGCCCACGATAGGGCTCGACCCGCAGTCGAGAGCCAGGGTATGGGAGTACATTAGGAGGCTTAGGAGCGAGCTCGGCATTACAATACTCATGACCACACACTACCTAGACGAGGCAGACGAGCTCGCGGACAGGATCGCGATCATGGACCATGGGAAGATCGTCGCGATGGGCACGAGCCTCGAGCTGAAGAACATGCTCGGCAGCGATGTGATCTACCTCAGGTTCGCGCAGCCGGTAACGGAGAGCGTCTGCCGAGAGTTCAGCGGTGTCAAGGACTGCAGACTGCTGAAGGACAGTATGGTCGAGTTGGTGGTGGAGAACGCAAACAAGCTACTACCAGAGGTCATGAAGGTCGTCGTGGAGAGAGGGCTCAGCCTCCAAGAGGTGAGCTACAGGAAGCCGAGCCTCAACGAGGTCTTCCTCCACCTGACGGGTAGAGAGCTGAGGGACAGTCTCGAATTCCCGCAACCAGTCGCGAGGAGGTGGCACAGGTAG
- a CDS encoding ABC transporter permease — protein sequence MYRDLSPLVAMVYRQVKRWMGARSRLVSTVLNPLVWIIFLGLGWGSVFSGTSFSRLPTGIPVPPGLSISDMIQRYFNTIFGGVDYLTFMVSGMASMTVFMGSFIGGLSVIWDKQFGYLKETLVAPASRKLVIAGRILGDAIITTLQGLIVVLLGLALAGGLRLTGIPIAIVYLFISALAFSSLGVIIALKLTSVEGFQMLINLLTMPLMFMSGVFYPFTTMPDWMKVFAQFNPLSYTVHSVRYWLTGADVGLYPMSPVNDLIVLALVGSAMLWLAGVMFEKTSIEE from the coding sequence GTGTACAGGGACCTCTCCCCTCTAGTAGCAATGGTGTACAGGCAGGTCAAGAGGTGGATGGGGGCCAGGTCGAGGCTCGTCTCCACTGTGCTGAACCCGCTGGTGTGGATCATATTTTTGGGCCTCGGCTGGGGGTCGGTGTTCTCGGGGACGAGTTTCAGCAGGTTGCCGACCGGGATACCCGTACCACCCGGCCTCTCGATCTCCGACATGATCCAGAGGTATTTCAACACCATCTTCGGCGGCGTAGACTACCTCACATTCATGGTCAGCGGCATGGCTTCGATGACTGTGTTCATGGGCAGCTTCATCGGTGGGTTAAGCGTCATATGGGACAAGCAGTTCGGCTACTTGAAGGAGACGCTCGTAGCCCCCGCCTCTAGGAAGCTCGTGATAGCTGGTAGGATACTGGGCGACGCTATCATAACTACGCTACAGGGGCTGATCGTGGTGCTACTCGGCCTTGCGTTGGCGGGGGGCTTGAGACTAACCGGCATACCCATAGCGATAGTCTACCTGTTCATCTCGGCTCTAGCCTTCTCGTCCCTCGGGGTAATAATAGCCCTCAAGCTGACAAGTGTGGAGGGCTTCCAGATGTTGATCAACCTACTGACGATGCCGCTGATGTTCATGAGCGGCGTGTTCTACCCGTTCACCACGATGCCCGACTGGATGAAGGTGTTTGCCCAGTTCAACCCGCTGAGCTATACTGTCCACAGCGTGAGGTACTGGCTCACCGGTGCCGACGTCGGCCTCTACCCGATGAGCCCTGTAAACGACCTCATAGTGCTCGCGTTAGTAGGGTCTGCGATGTTGTGGTTAGCGGGGGTCATGTTCGAAAAAACTTCTATTGAGGAGTAA
- a CDS encoding spermidine synthase, whose translation MVEFEGLIILEPAGKYTRHVLKVNKVYAVEKTPYQEIAFVEIEGFGKALVIDNFIQSTEADEHIYHELLVQPAMALHPKPEKVLIIGGGEGATLREVLKHSTVKRAVMVDIDRDVVEFSKKYLEVMHKGSFHDPRAEVVIMDGLVYVEKASERDFDVVILDLTDPYAGPAAKPLYSYEFYSKLKNIMKRDGVLVTQAGSSYFYTQEYLYVKENLSRAFKYIGEYWTWIPSFAVNVNFIIASDAYNPLELEPDEFDKRMRERGVKNVYIDGRRFKGLILVGVIYPRGFTPQ comes from the coding sequence GTGGTGGAGTTCGAGGGGTTAATCATACTAGAACCCGCAGGCAAGTACACCAGGCACGTGCTGAAGGTCAACAAAGTCTACGCGGTCGAGAAGACCCCGTACCAGGAGATCGCGTTCGTCGAGATAGAGGGGTTCGGGAAAGCCCTTGTCATCGACAACTTCATCCAGAGCACGGAGGCAGATGAGCACATATACCACGAGCTACTCGTCCAGCCCGCTATGGCACTACACCCCAAGCCCGAGAAAGTCCTGATAATCGGTGGCGGTGAAGGGGCGACCCTGAGGGAGGTGCTGAAGCACAGCACGGTGAAGAGGGCGGTCATGGTAGACATCGACAGAGACGTCGTGGAGTTCTCGAAGAAGTACCTAGAGGTGATGCACAAGGGTAGCTTCCACGACCCTAGAGCAGAGGTCGTGATCATGGACGGACTAGTGTACGTCGAGAAAGCCAGTGAAAGAGACTTCGACGTTGTTATACTAGACCTGACAGACCCGTACGCGGGCCCCGCCGCGAAGCCCCTCTATAGTTACGAGTTCTACAGTAAACTGAAGAACATAATGAAGAGGGACGGTGTTCTCGTCACGCAAGCCGGCTCTAGCTACTTCTACACGCAGGAGTACTTGTACGTGAAAGAGAACCTGTCTAGGGCTTTCAAGTACATCGGCGAGTACTGGACTTGGATACCTAGTTTCGCCGTTAATGTGAACTTCATTATAGCCTCAGACGCCTACAACCCGCTAGAACTAGAACCAGACGAGTTCGACAAGAGGATGAGGGAGAGGGGTGTGAAAAACGTCTACATTGACGGGAGGAGGTTCAAGGGGCTCATCCTAGTAGGCGTTATCTACCCGAGGGGGTTTACTCCTCAATAG
- the deoC gene encoding deoxyribose-phosphate aldolase — translation MSDRELASMIDHTLLKPQSDYKQLEKYVNDYKKYGFKALVVPLSLVPKAVELGGTGIRVATVIGFPLGNTSTRVKVAEVVEAAELGAREVDVVMNLNAFKSGDYNYVLNELKRVVGEARDRGVEVVKVIIETGLLTDEEKVKAARLVLESGADYVKTSTGFLGEGATVHDVSLLYRAAEGRIGVKASGGIRHALDALAMIDAGATRIGTSTGDKIIEEFLKMKVG, via the coding sequence ATGAGTGATAGAGAGCTAGCCTCGATGATCGACCACACGTTACTAAAGCCCCAGTCGGACTACAAGCAACTAGAGAAGTACGTGAACGACTACAAGAAGTACGGCTTCAAGGCGCTGGTGGTGCCGCTGAGCCTAGTCCCGAAGGCCGTTGAACTCGGAGGCACAGGTATTAGGGTAGCCACTGTAATAGGCTTCCCCTTGGGCAACACGTCGACGAGAGTCAAGGTTGCCGAGGTAGTTGAGGCTGCCGAGCTCGGTGCCAGAGAAGTAGACGTGGTGATGAACTTGAACGCCTTTAAGTCGGGCGACTACAACTACGTCCTCAACGAGCTGAAGAGGGTCGTGGGAGAGGCGAGGGACAGGGGGGTGGAGGTCGTCAAAGTCATAATAGAGACCGGTCTACTCACCGACGAAGAAAAAGTAAAAGCAGCGAGGCTGGTACTGGAGTCGGGTGCCGACTACGTTAAGACGAGCACCGGCTTCCTCGGCGAGGGGGCCACAGTACACGACGTGAGCTTGCTGTACAGGGCCGCCGAGGGGAGGATAGGTGTCAAGGCCTCGGGCGGTATCAGGCACGCCCTCGACGCGTTGGCCATGATAGACGCGGGGGCTACTAGGATCGGTACGAGCACGGGCGACAAGATAATCGAGGAGTTCCTCAAAATGAAGGTGGGGTGA
- a CDS encoding DUF72 domain-containing protein, whose protein sequence is MEIYVGTSGWLYIWNEEGTLDWYIEESGLNTVELNASFYRFPFRNQVLSWARKGAGIKWAIKVHKSITHARRMSERAFEVWLKFRDLFQPMDRIVEFYLFQLPPNFTCKEENLDRLRNFYDKTGLGQRFALEFRHESCFNEEVVEWARSLGLTLVSIDAPIATWVVNSNGTVYLRLHGHTEWYGYEYSESELRELAERVVSQRPSRVFVYFNNDHYMLENARLMKRIMESMAGVCQ, encoded by the coding sequence TTGGAGATATACGTTGGGACGAGTGGGTGGCTTTACATTTGGAACGAGGAAGGCACTTTAGACTGGTACATCGAGGAGAGCGGTTTAAACACGGTGGAGTTGAACGCGAGCTTCTATAGGTTCCCTTTCAGGAACCAGGTGTTGTCTTGGGCTAGGAAGGGCGCTGGGATCAAGTGGGCTATCAAAGTCCACAAGAGTATAACGCACGCGAGGAGGATGAGTGAGAGGGCCTTCGAGGTGTGGCTGAAGTTCAGAGACCTCTTCCAGCCCATGGACAGGATAGTCGAGTTCTACCTCTTCCAACTACCCCCGAACTTCACCTGTAAAGAGGAGAACCTAGACCGGCTGAGGAACTTCTACGACAAGACGGGGCTCGGGCAGAGGTTTGCGCTCGAGTTCAGGCACGAGTCGTGCTTCAACGAGGAAGTGGTCGAGTGGGCCAGAAGCCTCGGCCTAACACTCGTCTCGATAGACGCACCTATAGCGACATGGGTTGTGAACTCGAACGGAACTGTCTACCTCAGGTTGCACGGGCACACGGAGTGGTACGGCTACGAGTACTCCGAGAGCGAGCTCCGAGAGCTGGCCGAGAGAGTCGTGTCACAGAGACCCTCGAGAGTCTTCGTCTACTTCAACAACGACCACTACATGCTGGAGAACGCCCGTTTGATGAAGAGGATCATGGAGTCCATGGCTGGAGTATGCCAATGA